CCGGGCCGTCATCAATTGCGCATAGGCGCTCGTGGGCTGCTGCAGCAGGAGCGCAGGCTGGCCAGACTCGACCAGGCGCCCACCGTCGAGGACAAGCACCTGATCGGCGGCGGCAACTGTGTTGATGCGATGGGCAATGACCAGAACCGTGCAGCGGCGGCGCAGGCGAGCCAGCGCCGCACTCAACAGAGCCTCACTCTCGGGATCAAGGCTAGAGCTTGGCTCGTCCAGGATCAGCAGCGGTGCCTGCTTTAAGAAGGCCCGCGCCAGGGCGAGACGCTGAAGCTGACCGGCGCTCAGCCGCAGACCTTGCTCGCCCACCTCGGTGTCATAGCCCGCCGGCAGCTCACGGATGAAGTCCGCCGCGCCCGCCAGTTCGGCAGCGTGCTCTACCTCCGCGTCGCTGGCCCCAGGCCGCGCCAGACGAATGTTGTCGCGCACACTCCCACTAAAGAGATAGGGACGCTGCGGCACCAGCGCTACGTACTCCCGCCAGAGATCCGCCGGCAGGCGATCCAGTGATAAGCCATTGACCAGGATGACCCCACTTTCGATCTCCATGAAGCGCAGCAGCAGATTGACCAGCGTGCTCTTGCCCGCTCCACTGCGCCCAACCAGCGCCGTACAGGAACCTGCAGGCAGGGTAAAGCTCACCTGTTGCAAGGCTGGGCGCTCGCTCTCGGGATAGCGACAGGTCACGTGCTCACAACTGATCGTCAAGGGAGCAGCAGGCAGCGACGGCGCAATGGCTGCGCACGATTCGCTGACCGACGGCACAGTGGCCAAAATCTCTAGCATGCGCCTGGCCGCCACCCGCCCCTCCATGCCGGCATGATATTGCGTGCCCAACTCACGCAGCGGGCGGTAGAATTCAGGAATGAGTAATAAGACAAGAAAAGCTTGTTCAAAGGGTATCTCACGGTTGATGAGACGCACACCCAGAAAGACAGCAATCAGACCAATAGCCAGCATGGTCATGAATTCGAGGACCGCCCCCGAGAGGAAGGCATAACGCAGCACCTTGAGAGTGCGACGGCGATATTCATCGCTCAGGCGAGCCACGTGCGCTTCCTGGGCGCCGCTACGCCCAAAGAGATGGAGCGTCACCAGGCCCTGAATGGTATCGAGAAAGTGCGCGCTCAGCCGCGCCAGGGTCGTCCACTGACGCTGGATATGCTTCTGGGAATAGCTGCCCACCGCAATCATCAGGATGGGGATGACAGGACCAGTGATCAGCAAGAGGATGGCACTGAGATGGTCCAGTGGCCAGATAATGGCCAGCAAGAGGAGCGGAATAACTACGCTCCAGATGGCCTGCGGCAGGTAGCGAGCCACATAGGTCTCCAGGCGCTCGCAGCCCTCATTGAGGAGAGCGACCAGCTCACCGCTGCGTTCGCCGCGCACAAAGAGCGGGCCTAGACGCAGCAGATGCGCAAAGAGACGGCGCCTCATCTCGCCTTTGACCCGACTGCCGGCCCGGCGCGCGCTGAATTCGCGCAGCCAGACCAGAGCAGCCCGCAAGCCGATGATCACGAGCAGCGCAATGAGGGCTGACCCGACCTGCTGCAGATCAGCATGGCCAAGAAAGACACGCGCGATAACCCAGCTGAGCAAGGCCATCTGCCCCACAGTGGCCAGGAGCGCCAGCAGGCCCGCCAGGACACTCAGCGCTAACGGCCAGCGCGCCGCAGTACAGTAGCGCAATATCTGCTTCTCCATCGCACTCCTCTTGGCAAAATCAGCTATCCGATCTCTCAGGTCTCTCAGATGTGCTCTCAACACCCTATACTCTAGCGCAATCCCAGGCCCCTGCAATCGGGGGAGAACCTGAACTTTTTTGCGGAGAATACCGTATCTGCTCTGTCCTGAGAAATAG
The sequence above is a segment of the Thermogemmatispora onikobensis genome. Coding sequences within it:
- the cydD gene encoding thiol reductant ABC exporter subunit CydD, which gives rise to MEKQILRYCTAARWPLALSVLAGLLALLATVGQMALLSWVIARVFLGHADLQQVGSALIALLVIIGLRAALVWLREFSARRAGSRVKGEMRRRLFAHLLRLGPLFVRGERSGELVALLNEGCERLETYVARYLPQAIWSVVIPLLLLAIIWPLDHLSAILLLITGPVIPILMIAVGSYSQKHIQRQWTTLARLSAHFLDTIQGLVTLHLFGRSGAQEAHVARLSDEYRRRTLKVLRYAFLSGAVLEFMTMLAIGLIAVFLGVRLINREIPFEQAFLVLLLIPEFYRPLRELGTQYHAGMEGRVAARRMLEILATVPSVSESCAAIAPSLPAAPLTISCEHVTCRYPESERPALQQVSFTLPAGSCTALVGRSGAGKSTLVNLLLRFMEIESGVILVNGLSLDRLPADLWREYVALVPQRPYLFSGSVRDNIRLARPGASDAEVEHAAELAGAADFIRELPAGYDTEVGEQGLRLSAGQLQRLALARAFLKQAPLLILDEPSSSLDPESEALLSAALARLRRRCTVLVIAHRINTVAAADQVLVLDGGRLVESGQPALLLQQPTSAYAQLMTARLQEAGAMPEKEAEAL